In the bacterium genome, one interval contains:
- a CDS encoding type II secretion system protein: MARTHLKIFTPQRGFSLIETLVVVGILSIIAVFALGSLRGVRSRAALSDGQILIVRALEEARNRAVTGAGTSDHGVHIEPGKIETFEGSVYIPGSGVESFLPPGVSTDQANAIVIFKRLVGQSSANPTIMLSNVSGATSTVAVTLDGAIIPSL, from the coding sequence ATGGCCAGAACACATTTAAAAATTTTTACTCCGCAACGGGGATTCTCCCTTATTGAAACCCTCGTTGTTGTGGGCATTTTAAGCATCATCGCGGTTTTTGCGCTGGGATCGCTTCGCGGCGTGCGCTCGCGCGCGGCACTAAGCGACGGACAAATACTCATTGTCCGGGCCCTGGAGGAAGCGCGCAACCGCGCCGTAACGGGCGCGGGAACATCGGACCATGGCGTCCACATCGAGCCGGGAAAGATAGAAACGTTCGAGGGCTCCGTATACATTCCCGGTAGCGGCGTAGAGTCATTTCTGCCTCCGGGTGTCTCGACAGACCAGGCAAATGCCATTGTGATATTCAAAAGACTGGTTGGGCAATCAAGCGCAAACCCCACCATAATGCTTTCTAATGTTTCGGGCGCAACATCAACAGTTGCGGTAACATTGGACGGCGCGATCATCCCTAGCTTATAG
- a CDS encoding type II secretion system F family protein, translating to MSSFAYKIVTKENKVLEGEVDAPSKIKAEEKFRQEGSTVLFVSPKKTSLFAKELSMPSFGFPITERIFFFRNLATMLGAGLSLADAMRVLEEQARSSGVKKAIVTIIHDVENGRRFSDAMRKFPNFFSDFLIEAIHVGELTGQLADTLDRISTDLEHDHDLRRKVQGAMAYPLVVLTVMTGVVITLTGFVLPKIADLFKELNAPLPMPTRILLGGSGFIRSSPFAVIGVFAALAVGLFLLWKNKKGRYFIHYAFLKIPVFGDMLREFNLARFFRALESLFASGISLVRSVEIAKKILKNDVYRQALDGAHPILIHGAPLSDALKLHPFLFPTQTRRIIEVGERTGKLEEIFRRVTSYYERALHHKTQMLASLIEPVLIVFIGVVVGGLALSVFLPIYQATSVF from the coding sequence ATGTCGTCTTTCGCATATAAAATCGTCACAAAGGAAAACAAGGTCCTTGAAGGAGAAGTGGATGCGCCGTCAAAAATAAAAGCCGAAGAAAAGTTCAGGCAGGAGGGTTCAACGGTGCTTTTCGTATCTCCGAAAAAAACATCCTTGTTCGCGAAAGAACTGTCCATGCCCTCATTCGGTTTTCCCATCACCGAGCGCATATTTTTTTTCAGGAACCTTGCCACCATGCTCGGCGCAGGCCTTTCCTTGGCAGATGCCATGCGCGTATTGGAAGAGCAGGCCAGAAGCAGCGGAGTCAAAAAAGCCATCGTAACGATCATCCATGACGTTGAGAACGGGAGACGGTTTTCGGACGCCATGCGGAAATTCCCGAATTTTTTCTCGGATTTTCTTATTGAGGCGATACACGTGGGAGAACTCACGGGGCAGCTTGCCGATACGCTCGATCGCATATCCACGGACCTCGAGCACGACCACGATTTGCGTCGAAAGGTTCAGGGGGCCATGGCGTATCCATTGGTGGTGCTCACGGTTATGACGGGCGTAGTAATCACGCTTACGGGTTTTGTTCTGCCGAAGATTGCGGACCTTTTCAAGGAGCTCAATGCGCCGCTCCCAATGCCGACACGAATTCTTCTTGGGGGAAGCGGATTCATCCGCTCCAGTCCCTTTGCGGTTATAGGCGTCTTTGCGGCGCTGGCCGTAGGACTGTTCTTGCTCTGGAAAAATAAAAAGGGAAGATATTTCATCCATTATGCGTTTTTAAAAATCCCGGTCTTCGGCGACATGCTAAGGGAATTTAATTTGGCAAGATTTTTCAGGGCTCTTGAATCGCTTTTTGCAAGCGGCATTTCGCTCGTACGTTCCGTAGAAATCGCCAAAAAAATCCTTAAAAATGACGTATACCGGCAGGCTCTCGATGGCGCGCATCCCATTCTTATACACGGCGCGCCGCTTTCGGACGCGTTGAAGCTTCATCCGTTTCTTTTTCCTACGCAAACACGGCGCATTATAGAAGTCGGGGAACGCACGGGAAAGCTGGAGGAAATTTTCAGGCGTGTCACCTCGTATTACGAACGCGCCCTGCATCATAAAACCCAAATGCTCGCCTCGCTCATTGAACCGGTTCTTATTGTATTTATCGGCGTAGTCGTTGGGGGACTCGCGCTGTCTGTTTTTCTTCCCATTTACCAGGCAACGAGCGTGTTTTAA
- a CDS encoding VIT1/CCC1 transporter family protein has translation MRHENSSTSGGYLRDAIYGVNDGIITTFAIVAGVAGASLSREIVVILGFANVIADGISMGMSSYLGMKSQRDFEARQRAREEMEIQLFPQEEREEVRNMYQAKGFSGVELERAVEIITGNKKRWVDEMMIGEHGVITGNEETPWSHGVVTFVAFIVAGTLPLIPFVLFGAGGHDFWISVASTATTLFFVGSLRTLLTKQGWLKSGLEMLVIGLIAAGASYGIGALISSLVK, from the coding sequence ATGCGTCACGAAAACTCCTCCACGAGCGGGGGATATTTGCGCGATGCAATTTATGGCGTCAACGACGGCATTATCACGACATTTGCGATAGTTGCCGGCGTTGCAGGAGCCTCGCTTTCACGGGAGATCGTGGTTATTCTCGGATTTGCCAACGTCATTGCCGATGGCATCTCTATGGGGATGTCGAGCTACCTTGGCATGAAGTCGCAGCGTGATTTCGAGGCGCGTCAGCGTGCGCGCGAAGAGATGGAAATACAACTCTTCCCGCAGGAAGAGCGGGAAGAGGTTCGTAATATGTATCAGGCCAAGGGGTTTTCTGGCGTGGAGCTTGAGCGTGCGGTGGAGATCATCACGGGCAACAAAAAGCGCTGGGTAGACGAAATGATGATAGGAGAGCATGGCGTGATAACCGGGAACGAAGAGACGCCATGGTCTCATGGCGTTGTGACTTTTGTCGCGTTTATCGTTGCGGGAACTCTTCCGCTCATCCCATTTGTGCTCTTTGGCGCAGGCGGCCATGATTTCTGGATCTCCGTTGCTTCAACTGCCACGACCTTATTTTTTGTAGGTTCCCTGCGGACACTTCTCACCAAACAAGGCTGGCTTAAAAGCGGCTTGGAAATGCTCGTTATCGGCCTTATTGCTGCCGGAGCCTCTTATGGCATTGGTGCACTCATTAGTTCGTTGGTGAAATAA
- the pth gene encoding aminoacyl-tRNA hydrolase: MTQNEKHHLLIVGLGNPDKAYEETPHNLGRFCVSRYAEALGFSDFTAEKKFNALVSSGLLHEQRIMAQLPETFMNNSGQAVLAISHFYNISPTHIWIVHDDIDLPLGSVRVAFGGGSAGHHGVESISQKLGEAHFWRFRIGIAPEKALEIPLDAYVLKKGVIDAKATENIISRTAYLLTLALEKGIEEAQKQSD; the protein is encoded by the coding sequence ATGACGCAGAATGAAAAACACCATCTTCTTATAGTCGGCCTGGGAAATCCCGACAAAGCATATGAAGAAACGCCACATAACTTGGGACGCTTTTGTGTTTCGCGGTATGCGGAGGCTTTGGGATTCTCCGATTTTACGGCGGAGAAAAAATTTAACGCGCTTGTATCCAGCGGCCTTTTGCACGAACAGCGGATCATGGCCCAGCTTCCCGAGACATTCATGAACAACTCGGGCCAAGCTGTATTGGCGATATCGCATTTTTACAATATTTCCCCTACGCATATATGGATCGTGCACGACGACATCGACCTGCCTCTTGGAAGCGTGCGTGTCGCATTCGGCGGAGGATCCGCCGGGCATCATGGCGTGGAATCGATTTCCCAAAAGCTCGGTGAAGCGCATTTCTGGAGATTTCGCATTGGCATCGCTCCGGAAAAAGCTCTGGAGATACCCCTCGATGCGTATGTGCTTAAGAAGGGCGTCATCGACGCCAAAGCAACGGAAAATATTATTTCAAGAACGGCTTATTTGCTCACGCTTGCTCTTGAAAAAGGAATAGAAGAAGCGCAAAAACAATCGGATTGA
- a CDS encoding replication-associated recombination protein A, which yields MEPLASKIRPKTLKEFVGQEHLTGKGKPLYVAIQERHIFSFVLWGPPGVGKTTLARIYASAINAEFFDLSAVSAGKDEIRKIVERGGQEEKPRVLFLDEIHRFNKAQQDFLLPFVESGKLVLVGATTENPSFEIISPLLSRLRVFVLNELSASEMSRIIDRTKISLNAKAKEWLIEMANGDARAAITMLENTQKLYGNITVETLKETLQSKFLRYDKKGEEHYNIISAYIKSMRAGNADAALYYLARMVEAGEDPKFIARRMVVFASEDIGLAQPTAVVVANEVFRAVETIGLPECAINLAHGTCYMALSKKDRGSYDAYNAALEDVKKYGNLPVPLNLRNAPTKLMKNLGYGKGYEKYTSKDLLPEKLKEKKYLKEIK from the coding sequence ATGGAACCGCTCGCTTCAAAGATAAGGCCAAAAACCCTCAAAGAGTTCGTCGGTCAGGAACATCTGACGGGAAAGGGAAAGCCCCTCTACGTGGCGATACAAGAGCGCCATATTTTTTCGTTCGTGCTGTGGGGCCCGCCCGGCGTGGGCAAGACCACGCTTGCACGCATCTACGCCAGCGCCATCAATGCGGAATTTTTCGACCTGTCCGCAGTGTCTGCGGGTAAGGACGAGATTCGCAAGATAGTGGAACGGGGAGGGCAGGAAGAGAAGCCGAGGGTGTTGTTTCTCGACGAGATACACCGTTTCAACAAAGCCCAGCAGGATTTTCTTCTCCCATTTGTGGAGTCTGGAAAGTTGGTTCTTGTCGGCGCAACCACCGAGAATCCCAGTTTTGAGATCATCTCACCCCTTCTGTCGCGTCTGCGCGTCTTCGTGCTCAACGAACTTTCGGCATCGGAGATGTCGCGCATCATTGACCGGACAAAAATTTCGCTCAACGCCAAAGCGAAAGAATGGCTTATTGAAATGGCGAACGGGGACGCAAGAGCCGCCATCACGATGCTGGAAAATACCCAAAAACTCTACGGCAACATTACCGTAGAGACGCTGAAAGAAACTCTGCAGTCCAAATTTTTGCGGTACGATAAAAAGGGAGAGGAACATTACAACATCATCAGCGCTTACATTAAAAGCATGCGTGCCGGCAACGCCGATGCGGCATTGTACTATCTTGCGCGGATGGTGGAGGCGGGAGAAGACCCGAAATTCATTGCGCGCCGCATGGTGGTATTCGCTTCCGAAGACATCGGCCTTGCGCAGCCTACCGCCGTGGTAGTGGCAAACGAGGTGTTCCGCGCGGTTGAAACGATAGGGCTTCCGGAATGCGCCATTAATCTTGCACACGGCACCTGCTACATGGCGCTTTCCAAAAAAGACCGCGGGTCATATGACGCCTACAATGCGGCGCTCGAGGACGTGAAAAAATATGGGAACCTTCCCGTCCCCCTGAATCTGCGGAACGCTCCCACAAAACTTATGAAGAATCTCGGCTACGGCAAGGGTTACGAGAAATATACCTCCAAGGATCTACTGCCGGAGAAACTGAAGGAGAAAAAATATCTTAAGGAAATAAAGTAG
- a CDS encoding type II secretion system protein: MKFSKPISYKLKAKSSKGFALVEVIIGMGIAAFLLTTFSSIALQSKKVSRANMRNFKAALYLREAIEVAKDLEQTNWASFANPLCVSTPYCHPQAAGSTWTLAGAEELLDDGMFARTLSVSSVYRDPVTNAIDLADPPTGALDPNTKKVTAAVRWDTGYVVRTGTLEAYIYNMP, encoded by the coding sequence ATGAAATTTTCCAAACCTATTAGCTATAAGCTAAAAGCTAAAAGCTCCAAAGGCTTTGCGCTTGTGGAAGTTATTATCGGCATGGGTATTGCCGCATTTCTTCTCACCACATTCTCGTCAATTGCCCTGCAGAGTAAAAAGGTAAGCCGGGCAAATATGCGCAACTTTAAGGCAGCGCTGTATCTTCGCGAAGCTATAGAAGTAGCCAAAGACCTGGAACAGACGAACTGGGCAAGCTTTGCAAACCCGCTCTGCGTCTCGACGCCATATTGCCATCCGCAGGCGGCCGGAAGCACGTGGACCCTTGCCGGAGCAGAAGAGCTGCTCGACGATGGCATGTTTGCGCGGACTCTTTCCGTCTCGTCCGTATATCGAGATCCTGTAACAAACGCTATCGATCTTGCCGATCCGCCAACGGGCGCGCTTGACCCGAATACAAAAAAAGTGACGGCAGCGGTGAGGTGGGATACCGGGTATGTCGTGCGCACCGGAACGCTTGAGGCATATATATATAACATGCCATGA
- a CDS encoding adenine phosphoribosyltransferase, which produces MLETVEHYPDLKAKLRLVKDFPTPGVEFYDITPLFEDTKAFRKAIDAIAGFYKDLRVDKVVGIDARGFLVASPVAYVLGAGLALVRKKGKLPSEIIREHHELEYGKSSLEIHTDAIKKGERVVIVDDVLATGGTAGAALRLVQNLGGNIIGLDFLVEITKFEGRKKFPDHTIHSLIVY; this is translated from the coding sequence ATGCTGGAGACAGTGGAACACTATCCGGACCTCAAAGCCAAATTGCGCCTAGTGAAAGATTTTCCCACTCCCGGAGTGGAGTTTTATGATATAACACCTCTTTTCGAAGACACCAAGGCCTTCCGAAAAGCCATCGACGCAATAGCGGGTTTTTATAAAGACCTAAGAGTCGACAAAGTGGTGGGAATTGACGCGCGAGGATTTTTGGTTGCAAGCCCCGTTGCCTACGTTCTTGGAGCCGGCCTTGCGCTGGTGCGGAAAAAGGGGAAACTTCCCTCTGAAATTATCCGCGAGCACCACGAGCTGGAATATGGAAAATCATCGCTCGAGATACATACGGACGCGATAAAAAAAGGAGAGCGCGTGGTTATTGTTGATGATGTTCTGGCAACCGGCGGAACTGCGGGCGCGGCATTGCGCCTGGTGCAGAACCTCGGCGGTAATATCATTGGACTTGATTTTCTGGTGGAGATCACGAAATTCGAGGGGAGAAAAAAATTTCCCGACCATACCATCCATTCACTAATTGTTTACTGA
- a CDS encoding sodium:solute symporter family protein gives MALSIIFFLIYIAIVVIIGIVSSKKESEDDFMIAERKVQGVQVAATMSAGFFDGSVLAIYLAYIYQYGFSAIWLFVGLALGFLLLKKYAGRIKQKADELKVYSMPEYFFRILGKKNGLMFSFFLVLQFFLLLVVNLIISGKVLAAIFPIPYFLAVVIGGLIVLTYLLLAGFKAVIRTDFFQLIIMFIMTLTVGIFFLGKTHIPISEFYLGTLGAGNIIGFLILAGFGIMVAPDLWQRIFATKDERNLKRGLNYSVIILLVLGVVISIVGLATKQFFPNIVPEDALVAGFSHLLPFGLKEFGMVLLYAVALSSSDTVTFVVSSIFTRDLKNYSAKYTDESMKKLTRFFMVVFILLGALVAIFYQNILALGFSLASLNLALFPVVFGSLYWKLKQRAVFWSLVLGFLSIVVLFFANQLNPQNAILSLPVVLFSLLILQKAFKKDPSFN, from the coding sequence ATGGCACTATCGATCATATTTTTTCTTATATACATAGCAATCGTTGTGATTATAGGTATCGTTTCTTCAAAAAAAGAAAGTGAGGACGATTTTATGATTGCCGAGCGCAAGGTTCAAGGCGTTCAAGTCGCCGCAACAATGAGCGCAGGTTTTTTTGACGGCTCAGTTTTGGCAATTTATCTGGCATATATTTACCAATATGGTTTTTCTGCCATTTGGCTTTTTGTTGGCTTAGCTTTGGGATTTTTACTACTGAAAAAATATGCTGGAAGAATCAAACAAAAAGCCGACGAACTGAAAGTGTATTCAATGCCTGAATATTTTTTCAGAATTTTAGGGAAGAAAAATGGCCTTATGTTTTCGTTTTTTTTGGTACTTCAGTTTTTCTTATTGCTCGTGGTAAATTTGATAATTAGTGGAAAAGTTTTAGCGGCCATTTTTCCAATACCATATTTTCTCGCTGTTGTAATTGGTGGACTGATAGTTTTGACATATCTTTTACTTGCTGGTTTCAAAGCGGTAATTCGTACAGACTTTTTCCAATTGATAATCATGTTCATAATGACTTTAACAGTTGGGATTTTCTTTCTTGGGAAAACTCATATTCCAATTTCGGAATTTTATCTCGGAACACTTGGAGCTGGCAACATCATCGGCTTTCTTATTCTTGCAGGCTTTGGAATTATGGTTGCTCCAGATCTGTGGCAAAGAATTTTTGCAACTAAAGACGAAAGGAATTTGAAACGAGGATTAAATTATTCTGTTATTATACTTTTAGTTCTTGGGGTTGTAATTAGTATTGTGGGCCTTGCTACAAAACAATTTTTCCCGAACATTGTCCCCGAAGACGCTTTAGTTGCGGGTTTCTCGCATTTGCTTCCTTTCGGACTAAAGGAGTTTGGTATGGTTTTGCTTTACGCGGTTGCTCTTTCATCTTCGGATACTGTTACTTTCGTTGTCTCTTCCATTTTTACACGCGACCTCAAAAACTACTCCGCAAAATATACCGATGAATCCATGAAAAAGCTTACTCGCTTTTTCATGGTGGTTTTCATTCTTCTTGGTGCTCTCGTCGCTATTTTCTACCAAAACATTTTAGCTCTTGGTTTTTCTCTCGCAAGTTTGAACCTTGCATTATTTCCAGTAGTTTTTGGATCACTCTATTGGAAACTGAAACAACGCGCAGTATTTTGGAGTTTGGTTTTAGGATTTTTGAGTATTGTTGTTTTGTTCTTTGCAAATCAACTCAACCCTCAAAATGCAATTCTCTCTTTGCCCGTTGTTCTGTTCTCACTACTCATACTCCAAAAGGCATTCAAGAAAGATCCGAGCTTTAACTAA
- a CDS encoding GspE/PulE family protein: MEKVQIKINKSASVSGKDAALPSLPASAKNVVPKKEVLELIPVSLVKEFGAFVFDASEKEIKIAAQDPSQPVLQKFVLERFGEKAKWFGASEEDVQFIIKHYPRDFKDEISRLTENPNVNGNIVEIVDRIIAYAIAEKASDVHIESMRGQTLVRFRVDGLLHKVLTMPQDVHQAMIARCKILANLKIDEYRRPQDGRIELETPPNTSLRISIVPTLHGEKIAMRILDDSNKNLSMENLGFSKSHQEILLRNIEKPFGMMVTSGPTGSGKTTTLYGLLSLLPKDGINISTLEDPIEYALDGVNQIQINPRVDLTFASGLKALLRQDPDIIMVGEIRDSETAVMAANAALTGHMVLTTLHTNDAPSAVTRLLEMKVEDFVVSSIVNLVIAQRLVRKICESCAEERKLDEILFKKITERGDVKEALESMGQSMDQIRERTFRVGKGCDACLGTGYVGRAGIFELLELNKTIHDLILEHAPSERIKEVAIKAGFKDMIADGLEKVFSGVTTFDEVLRTTRNV, encoded by the coding sequence ATGGAAAAGGTTCAGATAAAAATCAATAAATCCGCTTCCGTGTCCGGGAAGGATGCGGCACTCCCGAGCCTTCCTGCTAGCGCGAAGAACGTCGTTCCCAAAAAGGAAGTTTTGGAACTGATACCCGTGTCCTTGGTGAAAGAATTCGGTGCGTTTGTTTTTGACGCGTCAGAAAAAGAAATAAAGATCGCCGCTCAAGATCCAAGCCAACCGGTCCTGCAAAAATTCGTGTTGGAACGCTTTGGAGAAAAAGCGAAATGGTTTGGCGCATCCGAAGAGGATGTCCAATTCATCATCAAGCATTATCCACGGGACTTCAAAGACGAAATTTCCCGGCTTACCGAAAATCCCAATGTTAACGGCAACATCGTGGAAATTGTCGACCGCATCATTGCTTACGCCATTGCCGAAAAAGCAAGCGATGTGCACATTGAGTCGATGCGCGGCCAGACCCTGGTGCGCTTCCGCGTGGACGGCTTGCTTCACAAAGTGCTTACCATGCCTCAAGACGTGCATCAAGCCATGATCGCGCGCTGTAAAATTCTGGCAAATTTGAAAATAGACGAATACCGCCGCCCGCAAGACGGCAGAATCGAGCTGGAAACTCCTCCCAATACTTCGCTACGCATTTCCATCGTACCTACGCTTCATGGAGAAAAAATAGCCATGCGTATTCTGGACGACTCGAACAAAAATCTCTCGATGGAGAATCTCGGTTTCTCAAAAAGCCACCAAGAAATACTTTTACGCAACATTGAAAAGCCATTTGGCATGATGGTGACTTCAGGCCCCACGGGGTCGGGAAAAACCACAACGCTTTACGGCCTGTTGAGCCTTCTGCCGAAAGACGGCATAAACATCTCCACGCTCGAGGACCCCATTGAGTACGCTCTCGACGGCGTCAACCAGATCCAAATAAATCCCCGGGTGGACCTTACCTTCGCTTCCGGACTCAAGGCACTTCTGCGCCAAGACCCGGATATCATTATGGTAGGAGAGATCCGCGATTCGGAAACCGCGGTGATGGCGGCAAATGCCGCGCTCACGGGACATATGGTGCTTACCACGCTTCATACCAACGATGCGCCATCGGCCGTAACAAGGCTTCTAGAAATGAAGGTGGAGGATTTCGTGGTAAGTTCCATCGTCAACCTGGTCATCGCGCAACGGCTCGTGCGGAAAATTTGCGAATCCTGCGCCGAAGAACGGAAACTCGACGAAATTCTTTTTAAAAAAATTACGGAGCGCGGAGATGTCAAAGAGGCCCTGGAAAGCATGGGGCAGAGCATGGACCAAATTCGCGAGCGTACATTCCGCGTCGGCAAGGGCTGCGATGCGTGCCTCGGAACGGGATATGTTGGACGCGCCGGAATTTTTGAATTACTGGAGCTTAATAAAACCATACACGACCTTATTCTGGAACACGCGCCATCGGAGCGCATCAAAGAGGTAGCAATAAAAGCAGGATTCAAAGACATGATTGCCGACGGCCTGGAGAAAGTTTTTTCTGGCGTGACCACGTTCGATGAAGTTCTGCGCACAACCCGCAACGTGTAA
- a CDS encoding LCP family protein — translation MGGKVFFGIAILIALICGASFFVFWQTSIPGSSGGNTQKSITTTDDEKTASKTQERVKLFPLLRAALIDPVTKGLPPRIAGEAGHLNTPFNLLIAGVPGKGNPAPNLTDTIMVIHIDPGQKMVYLFSLPRDLLVRAPDASYYTRLNGLYERGGITSLYLKAEDVTGLEISRYIIVDLEAVSEIVDALGGVNVYVEKDIYDPRFPGNGFSYETFSLKAGWRFLDGIASTRYIRTRNDMDDDFGRMRRQQLFGEALKQKISGLSFVWDMPTFLKVLDSVSTHVKTNLNADELLWLFDFGKKLPQDKIVIAPLDADAKKNLFTTGDFWFGEARASIVEPLEGIEQYEAIREYVQRVLPY, via the coding sequence ATGGGAGGCAAGGTTTTTTTCGGAATAGCCATTCTTATTGCGCTCATCTGCGGGGCTTCTTTCTTCGTGTTCTGGCAGACGTCTATTCCCGGCAGTTCGGGCGGCAATACCCAAAAAAGCATCACCACAACAGATGACGAGAAGACGGCTTCGAAAACCCAGGAACGCGTTAAGCTTTTTCCGCTTTTGCGTGCCGCGCTTATCGACCCCGTAACAAAAGGTTTGCCACCGAGAATCGCGGGAGAAGCCGGCCATCTGAATACACCCTTCAACCTGCTTATCGCTGGCGTTCCGGGAAAAGGAAATCCCGCACCGAATCTTACCGACACTATCATGGTTATTCACATAGACCCCGGGCAAAAGATGGTATATTTATTTTCGCTTCCGCGCGATCTTCTCGTGCGGGCTCCGGATGCGTCATACTATACGCGGCTCAACGGGCTCTATGAGCGGGGCGGCATCACCTCGCTTTATCTGAAAGCAGAAGATGTTACGGGTCTTGAGATAAGCCGGTATATTATTGTTGACCTGGAGGCTGTGAGCGAAATTGTTGATGCGCTCGGCGGAGTTAACGTGTATGTGGAGAAGGATATTTATGACCCGCGTTTCCCGGGCAACGGGTTTTCCTACGAAACTTTTTCACTTAAAGCCGGGTGGCGATTTCTGGACGGCATTGCCTCAACCCGCTATATTCGCACCCGGAACGATATGGATGACGATTTCGGAAGAATGCGCCGCCAACAGCTTTTTGGCGAGGCCCTGAAACAGAAGATCTCGGGACTATCGTTCGTGTGGGATATGCCAACATTCCTCAAGGTCTTAGATTCGGTCAGCACTCACGTAAAAACCAATTTGAACGCCGACGAACTTTTGTGGCTGTTCGATTTTGGGAAAAAGCTCCCGCAGGACAAGATCGTCATCGCCCCGCTTGATGCCGATGCCAAGAAAAATCTTTTTACCACCGGAGATTTTTGGTTCGGAGAAGCTCGCGCGTCCATTGTGGAACCCCTTGAAGGGATTGAACAGTACGAGGCTATTAGGGAATACGTGCAACGAGTGTTACCATACTGA
- a CDS encoding YbaN family protein, whose amino-acid sequence MSYIWTFFGTVFLLLGIVGVFLPLLPTIPFLLLTAYCWARGSPRLYNWLMQNRWFGRYIREWRDGRGISARSKALAVALIALSVGYSVLLPKLHLAVKLLHGSFVVLAGIYILTRPTRHDK is encoded by the coding sequence ATGAGCTATATATGGACTTTTTTCGGCACTGTATTTCTGCTACTCGGCATCGTCGGCGTGTTCCTTCCTCTGCTTCCCACAATACCGTTTCTTCTTCTTACGGCTTACTGCTGGGCACGAGGTTCGCCGAGACTTTACAATTGGCTCATGCAGAATCGGTGGTTCGGCAGGTATATCCGCGAGTGGCGCGATGGCCGCGGCATCTCTGCAAGGTCTAAGGCGCTTGCAGTTGCGCTCATCGCCTTGAGCGTGGGGTATTCGGTGCTCTTGCCCAAACTGCATCTTGCAGTAAAACTGCTGCACGGAAGTTTTGTGGTGCTTGCGGGCATCTACATTCTCACCCGCCCCACCAGACACGATAAATAA